The proteins below come from a single Comamonas antarctica genomic window:
- the gcvT gene encoding glycine cleavage system aminomethyltransferase GcvT has protein sequence MTTANSLPHFLSPAPGERLQTPLHSLHLELGARMVEYAGYALPVQFARGLVAEHLHTRSAASLFDVSHMGQLRLVGPDTAAALESLMPIDVLELPEGRQRYGLLLNEDAGILDDLMLVARSGDFLLVVNGACKHADLAHLQARIGQRCAIAPLVEHALLALQGPLAVDVLQRLVPGAQQLRFMDGAAFVWEGSELYITRSGYTGEDGFEISLPGVLAEAFARALLHHPEVEPAGLGARNALRLEAGLCLYGNELDASTTPAEAGLLWAVPKVRRADGLRAGGFPGAARLLAQIAHPALRPRQRVGLRALERVPVREPAPLHGADGRQVGRVTSGLLSPSLDQPIAQAYVEPASAAPGTRLQAMVRGKPVPMEITALPFVASRYDRG, from the coding sequence ATGACCACCGCGAACAGCCTGCCCCATTTCCTTTCTCCTGCGCCCGGCGAACGGCTGCAGACGCCGCTGCATTCGCTGCACCTGGAGCTGGGCGCGCGCATGGTGGAATATGCGGGCTACGCGCTGCCGGTGCAGTTTGCGCGCGGGCTGGTGGCCGAGCACCTGCACACGCGCTCCGCGGCCAGCCTGTTCGATGTGTCGCACATGGGCCAGTTGCGGCTGGTCGGGCCGGACACCGCGGCCGCGCTGGAATCGCTGATGCCCATCGACGTGCTGGAGCTGCCCGAAGGCCGCCAGCGCTACGGCCTGCTGCTCAATGAAGACGCCGGCATCCTCGACGACCTGATGCTGGTGGCGCGCAGCGGCGATTTCCTGCTGGTCGTCAACGGCGCGTGCAAGCATGCCGATCTCGCGCACCTGCAGGCGCGCATCGGCCAGCGCTGCGCGATCGCGCCGCTCGTCGAGCATGCGCTGCTGGCATTGCAGGGGCCGCTGGCCGTCGACGTGCTGCAGCGCCTCGTGCCCGGTGCCCAGCAACTGCGGTTCATGGACGGCGCGGCCTTTGTCTGGGAAGGCAGCGAGCTCTACATCACGCGCAGCGGCTACACCGGCGAGGACGGCTTCGAGATCTCGCTGCCCGGGGTGCTGGCCGAAGCGTTTGCGCGCGCGCTGCTGCACCATCCCGAGGTCGAGCCCGCGGGCCTGGGCGCGCGCAACGCGCTGCGCCTCGAAGCCGGGCTGTGCCTCTATGGCAACGAACTCGATGCCAGCACCACGCCCGCCGAGGCCGGGCTGCTGTGGGCGGTGCCCAAGGTGCGCCGTGCGGACGGCCTGCGCGCCGGCGGGTTTCCGGGTGCCGCGCGGCTGCTGGCGCAGATCGCCCATCCGGCGCTGCGCCCGCGCCAGCGCGTGGGCCTGCGGGCGCTCGAACGCGTGCCGGTGCGCGAGCCCGCGCCGCTGCATGGCGCCGACGGCCGCCAGGTCGGACGGGTCACCAGCGGCCTGCTGTCGCCGAGCCTGGACCAACCGATCGCCCAGGCCTATGTCGAGCCGGCCAGTGCCGCGCCCGGCACGCGCCTGCAGGCGATGGTGCGCGGCAAGCCGGTTCCCATGGAAATCACGGCCCTGCCGTTCGTCGCCAGCCGTTATGACCGTGGCTGA
- the gcvH gene encoding glycine cleavage system protein GcvH translates to MSVQFSKDHEWINAADPAAAVVGITVHAQDALGDVVFVDLPEVGKTFAQGEVAGVVESVKAAADIYMPVSGEIVEVNEALRNDPSLANSDPLAAGWFFKVKISDPAQLGSLLDEAAYTAFAQSA, encoded by the coding sequence ATGAGCGTTCAATTTTCCAAGGACCACGAGTGGATCAACGCCGCCGATCCGGCCGCAGCCGTGGTGGGCATCACCGTGCATGCGCAAGATGCGCTGGGCGACGTGGTGTTCGTCGATCTGCCCGAAGTCGGCAAGACCTTTGCACAGGGTGAGGTGGCCGGCGTGGTCGAGTCGGTCAAGGCCGCGGCCGACATCTACATGCCCGTGAGCGGCGAGATCGTCGAGGTCAACGAAGCACTGCGCAACGACCCGTCGCTGGCCAACTCCGATCCGCTGGCCGCGGGCTGGTTCTTCAAGGTCAAGATCAGCGATCCCGCGCAGCTCGGCAGCCTGCTCGACGAGGCCGCCTACACGGCCTTCGCGCAAAGCGCCTGA
- the gcvP gene encoding aminomethyl-transferring glycine dehydrogenase — protein MTMPPVPALQTLEDPQEFVARHIGIGADDEAHMLSVVGAASRAALIAEIVPPGVARRKPMQLPPAVGEAQALAELQQLAARNQQLKSFIGQGYYGTHTPGVILRNVLENPGWYTAYTPYQAEISQGRLEALINFQTLVCDMTALPIANASLLDEATAAAEAMALALRVGESASRSLVIDPGVHPQTIEVIRTRARPMGIEVVLPASAVAWQQALEGDYFAALAQYPATDGSLRDLSGDAQQVHAREAAFIVATDLLALTLLKPPGECGADIVVGSSQRLGMPMGAGGPHAAFIACRDEFKRALPGRIVGVSRDALGQPAYRLALQTREQHIRREKATSNICTAQVLPAVIASMYAVYHGPRGLERIALRVARYAAILAQGLQQLGQHVAGNDSFDTLLLHTGKATAALAARAVCMGVNLRRFSEEALAIALDETTTRADIERLWQIFALPGQEQPDFAALAAGSALRIPDHLRRSSAFLTHPVFNSHHAETAMLRYIRALSDKDLALDRSMIPLGSCTMKLNATSEMIPVTWPAFAQIHPFAPPEQLAGYQLLDAQLRAWLCEATGYAGISLQPNAGSQGEYAGLLAIQAYHAACGQAQRDICLIPSSAHGTNPASAQMAGLEVVVTACDAQGNVDLEDLARKCQQYSERLSCVMITYPSTHGVFESRVQELCALVHRHGGRVYVDGANMNALVGIAAPGEFGGDVSHLNLHKTFCIPHGGGGPGVGPVCVVEDLVPFLPGHTSTGLFSGVGAVSAAPLGNAAVLPISWMYMRMMGAEGLRRASETAILSANYISCRLQPYYPTLYANPAAPGRRARVGHECILDLRGFKASCGVSAEDVAKRLIDYGLHAPTLSFPVANTLMVEPTESEPLAEIERFIEAMISIREEIRQIEAGAVSRNDNLLKNAPHTAAALLAEDWPHGYAREQAAFPQPGQRPSKYWPPVARIDNVYGDRYLHCSCIPMT, from the coding sequence ATGACGATGCCCCCTGTTCCCGCGCTGCAGACCCTGGAGGATCCGCAAGAGTTCGTCGCCCGCCACATCGGCATCGGCGCCGACGACGAAGCACACATGCTGTCGGTGGTGGGCGCGGCCTCGCGCGCGGCACTGATCGCCGAGATCGTGCCCCCGGGCGTTGCGCGCCGCAAGCCCATGCAGCTGCCGCCCGCAGTGGGCGAAGCCCAGGCGCTGGCCGAACTGCAGCAACTCGCCGCGCGCAACCAGCAACTCAAGAGCTTCATCGGCCAGGGCTACTACGGCACGCATACCCCCGGCGTGATCCTGCGCAATGTGCTTGAGAACCCCGGCTGGTACACGGCCTACACGCCCTATCAGGCCGAAATCTCCCAGGGACGGCTCGAAGCGCTGATAAACTTCCAGACCCTGGTCTGCGACATGACGGCGCTGCCCATTGCCAACGCCTCGCTGCTCGACGAGGCCACGGCGGCGGCCGAGGCGATGGCGCTCGCGCTGCGCGTGGGCGAATCGGCCAGCCGGAGTCTGGTCATCGATCCCGGTGTCCATCCGCAGACCATTGAAGTCATCCGCACGCGCGCCCGGCCCATGGGCATCGAGGTCGTGCTGCCCGCATCGGCCGTGGCCTGGCAGCAGGCGCTCGAAGGCGACTACTTCGCGGCGCTGGCGCAATACCCGGCCACCGACGGCAGCCTCAGAGACCTCAGCGGCGACGCGCAGCAGGTCCATGCGCGCGAGGCCGCCTTCATCGTGGCCACCGACCTGCTGGCGCTCACGCTGCTCAAGCCGCCCGGCGAATGCGGCGCCGACATCGTGGTCGGCAGCAGCCAGCGCCTGGGCATGCCCATGGGCGCGGGCGGCCCGCATGCGGCATTCATTGCCTGCCGCGACGAGTTCAAGCGCGCGCTGCCCGGGCGCATCGTCGGCGTGAGCCGGGACGCGCTGGGCCAGCCCGCCTACCGGCTCGCGTTGCAGACGCGCGAGCAGCACATCCGGCGCGAGAAGGCCACCAGCAACATCTGCACCGCGCAGGTGCTGCCCGCCGTCATCGCCAGCATGTATGCCGTCTACCACGGGCCGCGGGGGCTGGAGCGCATCGCGCTGCGCGTGGCGCGCTACGCGGCCATCCTGGCGCAGGGGCTGCAGCAACTGGGCCAGCATGTCGCTGGGAACGACAGCTTCGACACCTTGCTGCTGCACACCGGCAAGGCCACAGCCGCGCTGGCCGCGCGCGCGGTGTGCATGGGCGTGAACCTGCGCCGGTTCTCCGAAGAAGCGCTGGCCATCGCGCTCGATGAAACCACCACCCGCGCCGACATCGAACGCCTGTGGCAGATTTTTGCGCTGCCCGGCCAGGAGCAGCCCGACTTCGCGGCTTTGGCGGCTGGCAGCGCGCTGCGCATTCCCGACCACCTGCGCCGCAGCAGCGCGTTTCTCACGCACCCGGTGTTCAACAGCCACCATGCCGAGACCGCGATGCTGCGCTACATCCGCGCGCTCTCCGACAAGGACCTCGCGCTCGACCGCAGCATGATCCCGCTGGGCTCGTGCACCATGAAGCTCAATGCCACCAGCGAGATGATTCCGGTCACCTGGCCGGCATTCGCGCAGATCCACCCGTTCGCGCCGCCCGAACAGCTCGCGGGCTACCAGCTCCTCGACGCGCAGCTGCGCGCCTGGCTCTGCGAGGCCACGGGCTATGCGGGCATCAGCCTGCAGCCCAATGCCGGCTCGCAGGGCGAGTATGCGGGGCTGCTGGCGATCCAGGCCTACCACGCGGCCTGCGGCCAGGCGCAGCGCGACATCTGCCTTATTCCCTCCAGTGCGCATGGCACCAACCCGGCCAGTGCGCAGATGGCGGGGCTGGAAGTCGTCGTCACGGCCTGCGATGCCCAGGGCAATGTCGACCTTGAGGACCTGGCTCGCAAATGCCAGCAGTACAGCGAGCGCCTGTCGTGCGTGATGATCACCTATCCCAGCACGCATGGCGTGTTCGAGTCGCGCGTGCAGGAACTGTGCGCGCTGGTGCACCGGCACGGCGGACGGGTCTACGTCGACGGCGCGAACATGAATGCACTGGTCGGCATTGCCGCGCCCGGCGAATTCGGCGGCGACGTGAGCCACCTGAACCTGCACAAGACCTTCTGCATTCCGCACGGCGGCGGCGGCCCGGGCGTGGGTCCGGTGTGCGTGGTCGAAGACCTGGTGCCGTTCCTGCCGGGCCACACGAGCACCGGCCTGTTCTCTGGCGTGGGCGCAGTCAGCGCCGCGCCCCTGGGCAATGCCGCGGTGCTGCCGATCAGCTGGATGTACATGCGCATGATGGGCGCCGAGGGCCTGCGCCGCGCGAGCGAGACCGCGATCCTGAGCGCCAACTACATCAGCTGCCGGCTGCAGCCCTACTATCCGACGCTCTATGCCAACCCGGCTGCGCCCGGGCGGCGCGCGCGCGTCGGCCACGAGTGCATTCTCGACCTGCGCGGCTTCAAGGCCAGCTGCGGCGTGAGCGCCGAAGACGTGGCCAAGCGGCTGATCGACTATGGCCTGCACGCGCCCACGCTGTCGTTTCCCGTGGCCAACACGCTCATGGTCGAGCCCACCGAAAGCGAGCCGCTGGCCGAGATCGAGCGCTTCATCGAAGCCATGATCTCGATCCGCGAGGAGATCCGGCAGATCGAGGCCGGCGCGGTGTCGCGCAACGACAACCTGCTCAAGAACGCGCCGCATACCGCGGCCGCGCTGCTGGCCGAGGACTGGCCCCATGGCTACGCGCGCGAGCAAGCCGCATTCCCGCAGCCCGGCCAGCGCCCGTCCAAATACTGGCCGCCGGTGGCGCGCATCGACAACGTCTACGGCGACCGCTATCTGCATTGCAGCTGCATTCCAATGACGTGA